The region CAGATTTTCTTTTACCAATTCTTTGGCTTCGGCATCCGGATTGGCCATATTCAGTTTTACTTCCTGAACATATTTATCCAGTTCCTTCATCCACCAGTCCTTTTTCCAGGTTGCGAACTTGGAAGTTTTGGTATAATTAAAGAATTGCTTCTCGAATTTATTGTCCTTAAACTGCGCAACGGCCATTGCCTCATAAGCCCAGCGGGATGCCATTACATTACCAACCAACGGAACTTTCGATTGAGAAGAGAACCAAGGGTGTAGTTTGTCGAAACGTACAATAACTCCCGAGAATAATAATTGAGGAATAATTAAAATCGGAATGAGGATGTAAATAACTTTTGCGGAATTAAAGGATGCGGAAATATTTAATCCTAAAATATTGGCAAAACAAGCTACAGAGAATAAAGCAAACCAATGCGTGAAGGTCATGCCCTGAATCTCGAGAATAAAGTTTCCTACCACTACATACAATAACATTTGTATAGCAGAAATCAGGAACATGATGGTGATTTTACTATTCAGGTAACTCCATTTGGAAAGATTCAGGAAGGATTCCCTTTTCAGGATTTTCTGATCCTTAATAATTTCTTCGGCAGCAACGGTAAGTCCGATAAATAAAGCCACCACTACGCTGATAAATAAAAACTGAGGAACGTTTTCAGAATCGCGGAATACATAGTGTCCCGATTGTGCACTTTCATTATCGAAGAACTTCACAAAGAAAGCCAGAATTAATGCGAGTGCAGGAGCTTCAAACAGGTTAATCAGGACATATTGCTGATTGGTGAGTTTGGATAAAACATCACGAACCAGGTATACCCAGTATTGTTTTAACTTATTCGGAATTTTAAATGTGCTCTCGGGAATATCTTTTTGCGGAGGTGCTTCCGGAAGTTTGCTCGCAATTTTTTCAAGATAAAATTCATTCCACTCTTTAGGAGAAATTTTACGGTTTTGCGTAGCATTTCCATATTCATCCACCACTTTCGATTCAATGATGTTGAATATCTGTTCCGGATTTACATTACCACAAGTAGGACATTCACTTTCGTTACAGTTAACGTGGTTAACCTGTGTTTTAAAATAAATTACAGCGTCTACAGGATTACCATAATAAATCGGATATCCTCCTACATCCAGAATCATCAGCTTATCGAACATTTTGAAAATATCCGACGAAGGCTGGTGAATGACTACCCAAACGAGTTTACCTTTTAAAGCAAGCTCTTTAAGTAAGTCCATGATGTTTTCGGAGTCGCGCGATGACAAACCAGAAGTTGGTTCATCCACGAATAACACCGATGGTTCACGAATCAATTCGAGACCGATGTTCAAACGCTTTCTTTGTCCACCCGAAATCGTTTTATCCAGCGGATTTCCTACTCTCAGATCCTTCGTTTCGTATAATCCGAGTGCGGTAAGTAGGTTTAAAACCAATTTTGTTATTTGAGCATCGCTCATGTTTCCAAAACACAATTTTGCATTGTAAAACAGGTTTTGGAAAACCGTTAATTCTTCAATCAGAAGGTCATCTTGCGATACATAACCGATAACGCCTTCGATTTTGGAACTTTCTTTATAGATATCCACTCCATTAACGGTAATGGCCCCCTGCGTTGGAGGGTAATTTCCGTTCAATACGTTTAATAAAGTCGATTTACCGGCTCCGGATCCTCCCATAATTCCTAATAGTTTTCCTGATTCTTCAGAAAAACTCAAGGGATGCAATCCGATTTTTCCTCCTTTAAAGTGATACATGATATTATCCACCTTAAATACAATTTTACTGGTGGTGGTATCACTGAGGAATTTGGAAATTATATCGGAATAATAGATCGGTTGTACACGCGAGGAACGAATGGATGAACCTTGTGTTAGAATGTAAACGCGTAATGGCGTAATGTTAATACCATTCAGGTAAATCTCTGAATTGCCATAGTAGCGCAGGAAATAAATTCCAACTGAATTGATACGGACTACACGGATTTGTCCTTGAATACCTTCGCTGTAGATGTGTTTTGCTTCGAGGAAAATAGATTCTTTGCTGTTATTGATATAAAGCAAATGTGATCCATCTTCAATTTGATCTTCTTTATTATCTACGAAATTTTTGCAACGGCGGAATTCTTCATCAGAAATGTTAAAGGTTTCAGCTACTGTACTTGCAAACTCTAATTCCTGTTCGGTAATGGATAAATTTTCATTGATAAATTCGAGGATACGAACCAATACAATGATTTTCTGTTTTTGTGCAAGCTCTTCATTGATCTGGGTACAGATACGAAGGACTTTAACCGAGTTAACGGATGTACGTTTTTTTGCTCCGTCTTTCTTTTGTGATTTCCCCTGGTGGGTTTCCAGGTATTCATCAAAAAGCTTGAGGTATTCATCAACTAACTCCTGATTGAGCTGCGACTTAAGGAATATTTCAACGATACGTCGACCGCCTCCCTGGGGAGTTTCCGAATCGGCTTCGGGTTCGTCCTCGTCTTCAACCCTCGCAATAATCGCGAAGAGCTGCATCAGGGCTTTTAATATCCGTTCACTCATGTGTTTGTGTGTATTGGTTTAAACACAAAAAGACATTACCAATGAATGTCTTTCTGCGTTCGGCTATTACCGTTTTATTTTTTGATCTGTTTGAATCCGATGAGCATCACTGCACATCCTGATGTTTTTTTATTGGGATCCAAACGAGCTTCGATGATCACGTCGAGGGTCGACTCCACTTTAAAATCCCAATAGGTAGCGTTTCCGTAATCCATATTGGAGAAAAGCAGATTTCTTTCTTTATCGTACACGTCGAAAATCACGTATTTGTCTTTTGTACCGGCAGAAGCTGCAATGCGGTAGGTAGAACCTCCGAAAAATGTTGTGGTAAATTCTGCAGTTTGTTCTTCATCTAACAAGGCTCTGTAGGTCTGACCATCCGAAATAAAAATAGCGCTTTTGTCTTTTTTACTTGGTTTGGTAAGGTAATCCTTACAGATATTAGTTAATGAATCGCAGCTTTGAGCATTTACAAAACCTGCCGTAAAAAACAGGGCCAAAGCAATGAATAGAGTGTGCTTATTCAGTTTCATAGGGCAGATTCAACGATTTTGGTTCTTAATGCTTTTACTTTTTCAGTGATGGAGGTCAAAATTTCCGGAGTAAGGTTCACCTTGGTGGTGCTCTTAATTACGGTAATTTGATTATCGGCATCAGTTTCTGGTTTTTGGTAGCTGTAGGTAAATTCTACATTAGCGAAATAGCTGTAAAGTTCTTCCATTTCAGAAAGAAGGTTGCTATAGCTTTCTTCTGTATTGTACTGCTCAAGTAATTCAATCAGATTCGAAAGTGTGGTTTTTTGCTCACCGATACGGTTGATCAGATTTTGGTTATTGTTTTGTTGCACCACTTCGCAGGCGAAATACAATGCTTCAACCCATCCACCGGTAAGAATTAAACCTGCTTCTTGCGAACGATCATTGTTTTTCAGGTATTCATCTCCATTTCTGTAGGCATCACTAACGATAACCAGCATGGAATCTTTATTCCCCATGTTTTCGGAGAAACGATCCATGATGTCTTCAGAAAATGCACCTCCCATATCGAGTTCTTTCGATAATTGTTCAACAGAAGAGAGATAAGTCAATGCTTCATTGGTATTATCATACATGGTAGCATAGCCTAAATCAGCTCCGTAAACACCTAAGTTGAGTGCTTTCGCAAATTTTGTAGAATAGCTGGCCGTAGCACTGGTCGGATTTAGCATCGACGCATTGTAAGGCGCACCGGTACTTTTAATCAACTCCGCTGTTTGAAACGGTGAAGGAATACTAAACAACTTACCGTTGATCGTCATCCCCATTGCATCGTTGGTGTCGAGTACATTAGGATTTACCTTCGTCACATCCTGTTCAGTGGTATTGGAATCTCCACAGCTCGCTAATGCAAGGGAAACTATCCCCACAGAAACGATACCGAGCTTCCTGAGGTCTTTTGAAAAATTAGACATATTCAGACTGGCTTTTTTTTAACGGTGCAAGTAATAAAATTTTAGCGATATCTCAAAAAAGAGATGTTCGATAAAAAAAAGAAAATGTTCGCCGAATTTGCGCTTTGATGGGGTCAATGAATTGTGAAAAAGCCTTCTTTGTGCTATTTTGCAACAATGAAGAAAATCGCTGTTTTCACCTCAGGAGGTGATAGTCCGGGAATGAATGCCTGTATTCGGGCAGTTGTGCGTACCGCTGCTTTCCATAATATACAAACCACTGGTATTCTGCATGGTTACGAGGGAATGATGGATGCTGAATTTGTAGAACTTACCCGAAGTTCTGTGGCCAATATCATCAATCGCGGGGGGACCATCCTCAAAACGGCCCGCAGTAAGCGCTTCATGGAGGCTGAAGGAAGAAAAATAGCGCTGAATAACCTTAAATCTGCCGGAATCGATGGTATTGTTGCTATTGGGGGCGATGGCACATTTACAGGAGCCAGGGTTTTTTCAGAAATCTGCGATATTTCCATTGTAGGGTGTCCGGGTACGATCGATAATGATTTAGTGGGGACCGATTACACCATCGGATACGACACCGCTATTAACACAGTGATGGAAGCTGTTGATAAAATTCGGGATACGGCGGAAAGTCACGACCGGCTTTTTTTCGTGGAGGTTATGGGACGCGATGCGGGTTTGATTGCTTTGCGTTCCGGAATTGCGGTTGGAGCGGAAGATATTTTAATTCCTGAAACCCGGACAGATCTTAACCTTTTGATAGAAAAATTAAGGGAAGGAAGAAAAACCAAGACCTCAAAAATCATCATCGTTGCAGAAGGAGATGAAGCCGGGGGAGCATTTACGGTAGCAGACCAGGTGAAAAAAGCATTGCCCTTTTATGATACACGGGTTACTGTATTAGGACATATCCAACGCGGGGGGAATCCAACCTGTATGGATCGGGTCAATTCTTCGCGTATGGGATTTGCAGCGGTAGAGGCTTTAATGAACGGAAAAAATGGGGTGATGATCGGAATTGTGAATAACAATATCACTTATACACCATTCGAAAATGCCATAAAGCATATTCAGCAAATATATCCCGACTATCTTCGCATGATGGAAATTCTTTCCATGTAAGTAATTGTGACGGATCGTAAAACATATTTTGCCGACATCATTCTCCCCCTAGCGGTTCCCCAGTATTATACCTACCGGGTCCCCATGGAGTTGAATGAAAGCATCGCCATTGGAATGCGTGCCATTGTTCAATTTGGAAAAGCCAGATTGTATACCGGAATCGTGCGGAAAATTCACGAGGTGGCACCTGCACATTACGAGGCCAAATACATGGAGGGATTACTCGACGACCGGGCCATTGTTACTGAAGGACAAATGCAATTCTGGGAATGGATGGCAGGCTACTATTGCTGCACCGTTGGTGAAGTTTTTGTAGCAGCTTTACCGGGAAGTTTACGCCTTGCTTCCGAAACCAAAATCGTATTGTTATCGGAAGAAAATGAAGGATCGCATTCACCAAAGGAACAAGTGATTTTAGATGCGCTTTCAGCAAGAGGGACCTTAACACTTTCTGAAGTTTCGGAATTACTACATCAAAAAAATGTTCAGCCTTACATTAAAAGTCTGATCGAAAAAAACAGAATCGCTGTTGAGGAAGAATTAAAATTCAGGTATAAGCCAAAATATGAAACTGTGCTTGAATTGCATGAGGCTTATCAGGATGAAGAAAATCTGAAATCGCTTTTTGCCCAATTGGAAAACGATAAACGGGCCATTAAACGGGTTGATGCATTATTAAAATTTATTCAGCTTTCCGGTAAATACTCAGCGAAGGAAATTCCCGTTAAAAAATCGGAACTCATTCAGCAATTGGAAGGAAATGCTTCACCGATTGAGACGCTGATAAAAAATGGGATTTTAATTCCCAGAAAAGTGAGAGTCGACCGGCTAGCTCTGGATTTGGGAGAGTCCTCCCCTATGCCTGTATTGTCGGAAGAACAACAATCGGCATTGGATCAAATCAATCATCATTTTGAAAATAAAGAAACCGTTTTACTTCACGGGGTGACCGGATCCGGAAAAACGGAAATCTATGTAAAACTGATTGATCAGGTGTTAAAATCGGGACAAGGACAAGTATTGTACTTATTGCCGGAAATCGCTTTAACTACCCAAATTATTAATCGTCTTCGTCGATTTTTTGGCGATGTTGTTGGCGTGTATCATTCTCGATTTAATGAACAGGAAAGAGCGGAGATATGGACCAAAACACTAAAAGGAGAATACAAAATTCTTATTGGAGCACGATCTTCTCTATTTCTGCCTTTTCATGATTTGAAATTGGTAATTATCGACGAAGAACATGAAAATTCATTTAAGCAATACGATCCTTCGCCACGCTATCAGGCACGCGATTCTGCCATTGTATTGGCAATGATGAATAAAGCAAAAACATTATTGGGATCGGCAACTCCCAGCATAGAATCCTATTACAACGCATTGCAGGATAAATATGGATTAGTGGTGTTGAAAAAGCGTTTTGGAGGAATGTTATTGCCCGAAATTCAATGCATCGATTTAAAGAAATCGCATCAGCGAAAGGAAATGCACGAATCGTTTTCGCACGATTTATTGGAGTTTATCCGAACAGCCATTGGTAATAAAGAACAAGTCATTTTATTTCAGAACCGAAGAGGATATACTCCCCAATGGAAATGCGAAACGTGTGGATGGGTTCCAAAGTGTAAAAACTGCGATGTCTCGCTCACTTATCACAAGCATAGTCATTCACTGCAATGCCATTATTGCAATTTGAATATGAGTCCACCCAAAGTATGCAGCGCCTGTGGAAGTCACAAACTCAACATGCTGGGATTTGGTACTGAAAAAATTGAAGAGGATCTGGTGCAACTCATTCCCGGAATCCGCGTACAGCGATTGGATCTGGATACTTCCCGGTCGAAAAACGCCTATTTACAATTGTTGAGTGATTTCGAAGATCATAAAATTGATGTGTTGGTGGGAACACAAATGGTGACCAAAGGTCTGGATTTTGATAATGTTGCTTTAGTCGGTGTTTTAAATGCCGATAGTCTTTTAAACTTCCCCGATTTCAGAGCTTTTGAGCGATCATTTCAACTTTTAGCCCAGGTATCAGGAAGATCCGGAAGAAAAAACAAAAGAGGATTGGTCCAGATACAAACCTGGGAACCCAATCACTGGGTGATACAAAAAGTAATGCAAAATGATTACGAAGGTTTATATAAACAAGAAATCATTGAACGAAGAAATTTTCATTATCCTCCATTTATTAAATTAATACGGATTACCATTCGCCATAAAGACCGTTTAAAAGCGGCCGAAGGAGCTGATGCTTTAGCTAAAACATTGCGCAAAGAAATGGGAAAACGAATTTTAGGTCCGGAAGAACCTGTTATTTCAAGAATTCGCAATTATTATATTCGAAACATCACCATCAAAATCGAAAAAGGATCGACTTATCCGCAATGGAAAAAACACCTGATGGATGTTATTTTAGATTTTAGAAAAATTAATGACAAAGGAAAATACCTGGTCGATATTGATGTTGACCCTGCATGATTATTTCATGAGGTAACGCTTACGTTTTAATTTCCCAAGATTGGTTGTCTTTTGCTTATTCCGCAAATTAATGGCTGATTCCGTATAATAAATATGTTTCTCCAGGAAATGGATTTGTTTTTCTACCCATTCTTTTCGGGATAGTTTAATATCCTGTTCCTTCATTTCTTTATACAAGGTTTCTGCAATATCGTCGTAGTCTTTTCTACCGAGATAATCGTAGTCTGCATCATTCATAATTTGTTGCAAACGGGTTTTGGGGATAGACCGCACTTTGGTAGTTCTGATAATGCCGGATATCAATTTGATTTGTGCAGAAGTATATCCATAATCCGGCAATATTTTGCGTGCCATTTTCACTGCTAATTCCTCATTGTTGTGGTAGGTATACAAATAACCACAATCGTGCAACAAAGCAGCTGTATTCAACATTAATTGCTCTTCTTCATCCAGTCCTTCTTCCTTACCTATAACCATTACTGCCTGCAATACATCCACGGTGTGATGAACGCCATGATAATATAAATTGGCGGGAAGTTCATTGGTAAGTCGATCAATGATATAATCTTTCAAACGCTCATACTGAACAAAAATAAGTCCGGCAACCTGTTTCATTAATTTATTAGGGTGCGTGCCCTTCCCTCCTATCGAATACTCGGGTTTTAATCCGGTGATGTAATACATGCCAACGTGACCAATATTTTTGCCTTCGATTTGTCCACGGTAATGACAGTCGAAATAATCCTTTATTTTTTCGAAGGTAGCTGCTGAAATGTTGACTTTCCCTGGTTCGCAATTCGAGCAAATTCGGGATGCGATATTCACCGTATCGCCCCACACATCGTAGGCAAATTTTTTCTTCCCGATTACTCCTGCTACGAGTGGACCACTATGAATTCCAATCCGTAATTCCCAGGCTTTTCTTCCCGACTTACGAAGTTGATGCTTCATTTTTTCCATGTGGTTGGCAATTTCCAATGCAGCAAGGGCCGAAAGAATCGGATTTTCTTTTCTCTTTTCCGGAACACCTCCAACACTCATGTAAGCATCACCAATGGTTTTGATTTTCTCCAGATGATAACGCGTAATGGTCCGGTCGAACTGGGCAAAATACGAGTCGAGAGTATTGACCAATTCAACTGCCGACATCTCACGGGTTCGGTGAGAAAATGAAACGAAATCGGTAAATAACACCGATGCCATGGCATAGCGTTTTGGTTTCACTTTGCCGGAGGTTTCAAGTTCCATCGCAATTTCCCTTGGCAGGATATTTAGGAGCAATGAACGAACACGTTTTTTCTTATGAAAAAGCTTTACAAATACTTTTACCATCGACCGGATTGTTTCCGGTTGAAAGGGCTTTTCGATATAATCTACAGCGCCCGATTTATAGGTCTCGGCCACCTCATAGCGTTTGTGGTCTTTATCGAGCGTAATTATCACATGCGCATCTTCACCATGGTGATCCTGGCGAATCGTGTGCATAAATTCAAAGAGATCGAGTCCTTTTAATCCATAGTCGAGAATAATAACAGCCACCTCGGTATATCGCATTATATCCAGTGCTTTAGCAGCAGTGTCGGTACGAATGATAGTACAGGGTAAAGGATTTAAAATCTCCTCCAGCTTGGCCTGCTGGGAGATGTTGTCGTCGATAATCAGGACTGTTGTTTCGGCCATAAGAAGTCGAAAATTAGTCAAAAAAATAAACCGGAAGAATGCTAACTGAGGAAATTCAGTTTTCAACGGACAATGTTTCGCAAGGAAGGATTGACTATTTTTGGGCAACGATTAACACTTATGGCAGAAAAACCTTCAATACCCAAAGGCACACGCGATTTCGGACCACAGGAAATGGTTCGCAGGAATTACATTTTTGAAACGATTCGGGGACATTTCCGGAAGTATGGATTTTTGCCCATTGAAACACCGGCGATGGAGAACCTAAAAACGCTGATGGGGAAATATGGTGAAGAGGGAGACCGGTTAATCTTCAGAATCCTGAACAGTGGCGATTTTCTGGACGGAATGGATTTGGAGGAACTGAAATCAAAAGGATCGTTGTATGCCTCTTCTAAAATCAGCGAAAAAGCACTTCGTTATGATCTAACCGTTCCTTTTGCCCGTTTTGTGGTACAACATCAAAATGAGATCAGTTTTCCCTTTAAACGATACCAGATTCAACCTGTATGGCGAGCAGATCGTCCACAACGTGGCAGATACCGCGAGTTTTATCAGTGTGATGCAGATATGATCGGATCGGATTCACTTTTAAATGAAATTGAACTGATTCGATTGATGGATGATGTGTTTACGGATTTAAACATTAAGACCACCATCAAACTCAACAACCGCAAAATTCTGGGAGGTATTGCTGAAATAACCGGCGAACAAAACCGGATTGTAGATATCACGGTGGCCATTGATAAACTGGATAAAATCGGTGAAGAAGCTGTGCTTAACGAAATGCGGGAAAAGGGAATTTCAGAAAATGCCATTGCTAAAATTCAACCTTTATTAACGCTAAAAGGAAGTGCTCAGGAACAACTTAATGTTTTGCAGGATTTGTTTGTATCTTCCGAAACCGGTAAAAAAGGAATCGACGAATTGAGATATATTTTTAATTTATTTCAATCGGAAAACATGCAACTTTCCACTGCCATTTTAGAATTGGATATTACGCTTGCAAGAGGATTAAATTATTACACCGGTGCCATCTTCGAAGTAAAATCGAACGAAGGCGAATTAAAGGTTTCTATCACCGGAGGTGGACGATACGATGATTTAACCGGAATTTTTGGCTTAAAAGGAATGTCGGGCGTAGGAATTTCTTTTGGGGCAGACCGTATTTATGACGTGCTTACCGAATTAAACCGTTTCCCGGAAAGTCATTCCGACTCCACCCAACTCTTATTTGTAAATTTCGGTGAACAGGAAGCATTCTGGTGCATTCAGCTTTTGCAATTATTGAGGAAAAACGGTATTAATGCAGAGTTGTATCCCGATAAAGCAAAAATGGCCAAGCAGATGAAATATGCCGACGATAAACAAATTCCATATGTGGCCTTAGTGGGCTCTTCGGAATTGGAGAGTGGTACCATAACTGTAAAAAACATGAAAACGGGCGAACAAAAACTGATGCGTCCGGAAGAACTGATTCAATTATTCTGACTATGAATTTTCATTATATAACACCCGATCATTTAACTATTGACGCCATTGATGAATTAGTTCATTCAGGGAAAAAAATTGCCCTTTCCGAACGTTCGGTTCAATTGATTGAAAAATGTCAGCACTACCTGCATAAAAAACTTCAGGACAGCGATGCGCCGATTTATGGAATAAATACAGGATTCGGATCCTTGTGCAATACGAAAATCGAGAAAGATGATCTTTCCCTATTACAGGAAAACCTCGTCCGTTCGCATGCCTGTGGGATGGGACCTGAAATTGATCCGCAGATTGTAAAAATTATGCTGCTGTTAAAGATTCATGCTTTAGCATTGGGACATTCCGGTTCAACTTTAGCCACTGTTCATCGATTAATCGAAATGTATAATCATGAAGTATTGCCCATCGTATATGAACAAGGATCATTGGGAGCCTCCGGCGATTTAGCCCCACTCGCCCACTTATCTCTTCCACTCATTGGTACAGGAGAAGTGCATTACAAAGGCGAAAAACGATTTGCAGCAGATGTATTGAGAGAACTGAATTGGGAGCCCATTCAATTGCAGGCAAAGGAAGGATTAGCATTGTTAAACGGAACACAATTCATGAATGCCCACGGCGTATATGCGCTTATCCGACTGAAAAAATTAAGTCAGCTGGCCGATACCATTTCTGCAGTATCTCTGGATGCATTTGAAGGATTAATTGCGCCATTTCACTCCTTGATTCAGGTGATTCGTTCACATAAAGGACAAGCCATAACAGCAGCAAATATTCGTCATCTACTTCAGGGAAGCGAATTACAAAATAAACCAAAAACACAAGTACAGGATCCGTATACGTTCCGATGTATTCCTCAGGTACACGGTGCCAGTAAGGATCAAATCCGCCATGTTTCTTCCATTGTAGAAACGGAAATCAATTCGGTAACCGATAACCCAACGATTTTTCCGGATGAAGACCTGATCATTTCCGGAGGAAATTTTCATGGTCAGCCCCTTGCCATTTCATTCGATCTTTTAGCCATTACCGCTGCAGAATTAGCGAGTATTTCTGAACGGAGAATTTATAAATTAATATCGGGACAAAGAGGCTTACCTCCATTCCTGGCAAAGGATGCCGGACTCAATAGTGGATTTATGATTCCACAATATTCTGCGGCTTCCATCGTTTCTCAGAATAAACAACTTTGTATGCCGGCTTCTGTGGACACCATCGATTCAAGCAATGGACAAGAAGACCATGTAAGCATGGGTGCTAATGCTGCCACAAAAATGATTAAAGTGGTGGATAATTTAATTTCTGTTCTCGCTATTGAATTAATGAATGCATCGCAGGCATTATCCTTTAGAAAAGAGAAAACTTCTCCTTTATTGGAAAAATTTATTTCCAACTATAGAGAACACGTTCCATTAGTAGAAAAAGATATTTACATGCACCAGGAAATGGAAAAATCCAGACAATTTATTTTGTCCTGTTCCATCCCCGAAGGATTGGAAGCCTGGTAAATCATTAAAGAATGAAAAAACTCCTATTCGCCCTTATCCTGCTTTTAAGCACTAGTTTTTTGTTGAATGCACAAAAAGAAGGAGGTCCGAAAAAATATCAAGGTTTACTTTGGGAAATTTCCGGCAATGGATTAAGTAAACCTTCCTATTTATACGGTACCATGCACGTAAGTGAAAAATTAGCTTTTCACCTTAGTGATACTTTTTTTCTTGCCTTGAAAAAGGTGGATATGGTTGCACTGGAATTAGATCCTGCACAATGGATGGAGGAAACACTGGAGCTCGAGAAAGCGACCAATCAACGGGAATATTTGAGAGATCCGGGAAGTTCACGTGGCTTTTACGATTATGCATTTAAAATATTTTTTCCTGAGAAAAACGATTACGCCCGAATCATCCGTTCGAAACCCCGATTGATGAATGCGATGTTGTATCGCTCTTCAGATTACAAAAATGAATATGAAGAAGATACTTATCTGGACCTTTTCATTTTTCAGGCGGGAAAAAAATTGAATAAAAAAGTAGTGGGATTAGAAGATTTTATGGTCTCACGAAAATCCGTTGAAAAATCCTATACAGGCAAAGAGGAAATGGATCCCGAGAAGTTGAAAGAAGAACGTGAAATGATTCGTATCCGTGTCCGGCAAATGGAGAAAATAAAACCTTTACGGGAATATCAGGAGGACGCTTACCGTTTGGGTGATTTGGACATGATCGATTCATTATACCGCCTGATGAATCCGGGAACCAAGTTTCTTAAATACATGCTTTGGGATAGAAATATCGTAATGGCCAATGGCATGGATTCATTAATGAAAAAAAATAACAGTCTGTTTACCGGAGTTGGAGCAGCGCATTTACCCGGAGAAAAAGGAGTAATCGAGCTTCTTCGTTTAAAAGGATATACTGTTCGACCTGTTGTTTTTACTTCCCGCAGGGATGAAGAAATGAAAACGGAAATCGAAAACTTAAAATATCCGGTCAAATTCGAAAAGCAATACCCGTCCGATTCCTTGTTCTCGGTTGATATGCCCGGCAAAATGTACGTGACCGCAGAACGCGCCGGAAAAACCGAGTATCTGTTTAATGATATGTCGAACGGCTCCTATTACTTTATTCAGCGTTATACTCATAATGGTGCTTATAAGGGACACCAACCGGATTATATTTTGAGTCGAATCGATAGTCTCTTGTACGAAAATGTTCCCGGAAAAATTCAATCAAAAAAAACAATAAAATCTTCCAATGGATTTCCGGGTCTCGATATCGTGAACAAAACCCGTAGGGGCGATTTGCAACGTATGCAGATTTATGTTACGCCACTGGAAATAATTGTTTTCCGAATGAGCGGAAGAAATGATTATATCAGTGGTCCCGAAGGTGAAATCTATTTTAAGTCCATTCAGTTTTTGGACCGTTCTAATTCATCCAGCACTATCGTTTCATCCGATCACGCCTTTCAATTTAAAATTCCCGGAAACTGGATATCTGGTTACAATAACTCCACTTACAGCGGCATTCAAAAAAGGAATTATTCTTCGGTTGATAAAGACGGGAATTATTATTTCATGACTCAGTCGCAACTGATCGATTTCAGTTATATTGAAGAAGACACCTTTGAATTAAATTATCTCAGTGAGCGTTTTGCAGAAG is a window of Flavobacteriales bacterium DNA encoding:
- a CDS encoding ATP-binding cassette domain-containing protein: MSERILKALMQLFAIIARVEDEDEPEADSETPQGGGRRIVEIFLKSQLNQELVDEYLKLFDEYLETHQGKSQKKDGAKKRTSVNSVKVLRICTQINEELAQKQKIIVLVRILEFINENLSITEQELEFASTVAETFNISDEEFRRCKNFVDNKEDQIEDGSHLLYINNSKESIFLEAKHIYSEGIQGQIRVVRINSVGIYFLRYYGNSEIYLNGINITPLRVYILTQGSSIRSSRVQPIYYSDIISKFLSDTTTSKIVFKVDNIMYHFKGGKIGLHPLSFSEESGKLLGIMGGSGAGKSTLLNVLNGNYPPTQGAITVNGVDIYKESSKIEGVIGYVSQDDLLIEELTVFQNLFYNAKLCFGNMSDAQITKLVLNLLTALGLYETKDLRVGNPLDKTISGGQRKRLNIGLELIREPSVLFVDEPTSGLSSRDSENIMDLLKELALKGKLVWVVIHQPSSDIFKMFDKLMILDVGGYPIYYGNPVDAVIYFKTQVNHVNCNESECPTCGNVNPEQIFNIIESKVVDEYGNATQNRKISPKEWNEFYLEKIASKLPEAPPQKDIPESTFKIPNKLKQYWVYLVRDVLSKLTNQQYVLINLFEAPALALILAFFVKFFDNESAQSGHYVFRDSENVPQFLFISVVVALFIGLTVAAEEIIKDQKILKRESFLNLSKWSYLNSKITIMFLISAIQMLLYVVVGNFILEIQGMTFTHWFALFSVACFANILGLNISASFNSAKVIYILIPILIIPQLLFSGVIVRFDKLHPWFSSQSKVPLVGNVMASRWAYEAMAVAQFKDNKFEKQFFNYTKTSKFATWKKDWWMKELDKYVQEVKLNMANPDAEAKELVKENLIILQNEIKREMAFIKAIVHPMVDDLTPEKVNENVLVETEVYLGKLKKHYKNVYKESSNKLDSVKREMTKTPELNEAFLKEQDEYTNQSLTNFVTNRNDLKPIVVENGYLVQKSDPIYLDPYDKGFLESHFYAPRKRLFGSYIDTFWANMMVIWLMSLTLTIALYFDLLKKLLNIGSLLSGIIPKKKKKS
- the pfkA gene encoding 6-phosphofructokinase translates to MKKIAVFTSGGDSPGMNACIRAVVRTAAFHNIQTTGILHGYEGMMDAEFVELTRSSVANIINRGGTILKTARSKRFMEAEGRKIALNNLKSAGIDGIVAIGGDGTFTGARVFSEICDISIVGCPGTIDNDLVGTDYTIGYDTAINTVMEAVDKIRDTAESHDRLFFVEVMGRDAGLIALRSGIAVGAEDILIPETRTDLNLLIEKLREGRKTKTSKIIIVAEGDEAGGAFTVADQVKKALPFYDTRVTVLGHIQRGGNPTCMDRVNSSRMGFAAVEALMNGKNGVMIGIVNNNITYTPFENAIKHIQQIYPDYLRMMEILSM